From Micromonospora echinospora, one genomic window encodes:
- a CDS encoding S8 family peptidase, translated as MALKPSARQRWRLGVVTTAVSAAVAFAAPATAAPAEGAILQAGGDTAVADSYVVVLKETSVARTGVDASARSLAREYGGAVARTYQHALRGFEVRLSATAARRLAAHPSVQYVQQNHRVSIAATQSPTPSWGLDRVDQRNLPLNNSYTYPNNGSGVRAYVIDTGIRFSHGDFGTRAVSGFDAIDGGSADDCNGHGTHVAGTVGGTAYGVAKGVTLVGVRVLDCGGSGTYAQVIAGIDWVTGDHDPGERAVANMSLGGGFDQATNDAVTASIADGVSYALAAGNEYSANACNVSPASTPNAITVGATESTDARAGYSNIGTCLDIFAPGSAITSAWHTGDTATNTISGTSMASPHVAGAAALVLAANPSYTPQQVRDKLVNDATANVVTNPGAGSPNKLLYTGNVVPPTQDFSVAVTPAAGSVNPGGSLTATVSTTTTVGSPQTVSLTASGLPAGATATFSPASISTGASAALTIATTGSAAPGTYQVTITATGPVTTQSTSYALTVNGPPGCAQTNNTDATIADNSTVESTVTISGCAGTASASSTVQVAIVHTYIGDLVVSLVAPDGSAYVLHNRTGGSADNINQTYSVNLSSETSNGTWRLRVQDAASGDVGHLDTWTLNLGAPVVPSCGGTNGTDVTIADNTTVTSTIAVAGCSGNASSTSSVQVAIVHTYIGDLVVSLVAPDGSVYVLHNRTGGSADNINQTYSVNLSSEARNGTWTLRVQDAASGDVGYLNSWTLGL; from the coding sequence ATGGCTCTCAAGCCCTCCGCCAGGCAACGCTGGCGTCTCGGCGTCGTGACCACAGCGGTGTCCGCCGCGGTGGCCTTCGCCGCCCCGGCAACCGCGGCACCCGCCGAAGGTGCCATCCTCCAGGCCGGCGGCGACACCGCCGTCGCCGACTCGTACGTCGTGGTGCTCAAGGAGACATCCGTCGCCCGCACCGGGGTCGACGCCTCCGCCCGGAGTCTCGCCCGGGAGTACGGCGGCGCGGTCGCCCGCACCTACCAGCACGCGCTCCGCGGCTTCGAGGTCCGGCTCTCCGCGACGGCGGCCCGCCGGCTCGCCGCCCACCCCTCGGTGCAGTACGTCCAGCAGAACCACCGGGTCAGCATCGCGGCCACCCAGTCGCCCACCCCCTCCTGGGGCCTGGACCGTGTCGACCAGCGCAACCTGCCGCTGAACAACTCGTACACCTACCCGAACAACGGCTCGGGCGTGCGGGCGTACGTCATCGACACCGGCATCCGGTTCAGCCACGGCGACTTCGGCACCCGCGCGGTGAGCGGCTTCGACGCCATCGACGGCGGCTCGGCCGACGACTGCAACGGGCACGGCACGCACGTCGCCGGGACCGTCGGCGGCACGGCGTACGGGGTGGCCAAGGGCGTCACGCTGGTCGGCGTCCGGGTGCTGGACTGCGGTGGCAGCGGCACCTACGCCCAGGTCATCGCGGGCATCGACTGGGTGACCGGCGACCACGACCCGGGTGAGCGCGCGGTGGCCAACATGAGCCTCGGCGGTGGCTTCGACCAGGCCACCAACGACGCGGTCACCGCCTCGATCGCCGACGGCGTCAGCTACGCCCTCGCGGCGGGCAACGAGTACAGCGCCAACGCCTGCAACGTCTCGCCGGCCAGCACCCCGAACGCCATCACCGTCGGAGCGACCGAGTCCACCGACGCCCGGGCCGGCTACTCCAACATCGGCACCTGCCTGGACATCTTCGCCCCGGGCAGCGCGATCACCTCGGCCTGGCACACCGGCGACACCGCCACCAACACCATCAGCGGCACGTCGATGGCGAGCCCGCACGTGGCCGGCGCGGCCGCCCTGGTGCTCGCGGCGAACCCGTCGTACACGCCCCAGCAGGTGCGCGACAAGCTGGTCAACGACGCCACCGCCAACGTGGTGACCAACCCCGGCGCCGGCTCGCCGAACAAGCTGCTCTACACCGGCAACGTCGTCCCGCCGACCCAGGACTTCAGCGTCGCGGTGACCCCGGCCGCCGGCTCGGTCAACCCGGGTGGCTCGCTGACCGCCACGGTGTCCACCACGACCACCGTCGGCAGCCCGCAGACGGTCAGCCTCACCGCCAGCGGCCTCCCGGCCGGCGCGACCGCCACCTTCAGCCCGGCGTCGATCAGCACCGGCGCCTCGGCCGCCCTGACCATCGCCACCACCGGCAGCGCCGCGCCGGGCACCTACCAGGTGACCATCACCGCCACCGGGCCGGTGACCACCCAGAGCACGTCGTACGCGCTGACCGTCAACGGCCCGCCGGGCTGCGCGCAGACCAACAACACCGACGCCACGATCGCCGACAACAGCACCGTGGAGAGCACGGTCACCATCTCGGGCTGCGCCGGCACCGCCTCGGCGTCCAGCACGGTGCAGGTGGCGATCGTGCACACCTACATCGGTGACCTCGTGGTGAGCCTGGTCGCTCCGGACGGCAGCGCGTACGTGCTGCACAACCGTACGGGCGGCTCGGCCGACAACATCAACCAGACCTACTCCGTCAACCTGTCGTCGGAGACGTCCAACGGCACCTGGCGGCTGCGGGTGCAGGACGCGGCGAGCGGTGACGTGGGCCACCTCGACACCTGGACGCTCAACCTGGGCGCCCCGGTCGTCCCGAGCTGCGGCGGCACCAACGGCACCGACGTGACCATCGCCGACAACACCACGGTCACCAGCACCATCGCGGTCGCCGGCTGCTCCGGCAACGCGTCGTCCACCAGCAGCGTGCAGGTGGCGATCGTGCACACCTACATCGGTGACCTCGTGGTGAGCCTGGTCGCTCCGGACGGCAGCGTGTACGTGCTGCACAACCGTACGGGCGGCTCGGCCGACAACATCAACCAGACCTATTCCGTCAACCTGTCGTCGGAGGCCCGCAACGGCACCTGGACCCTACGGGTGCAGGATGCCGCCTCCGGTGACGTCGGCTACCTCAACAGCTGGACGCTGGGCCTGTAA
- a CDS encoding flavin reductase family protein, which produces MTNATCGNAIPDPVSDRPDGQLTIQPRILYFGTPVVLLSTENEDGSANLAPISSAWALGWVVVLGLGVEGQTVRNLRDRPDVVINLPASHQWAAVERLAPLTGRDPVPESKRAAFRYEPAKFATAGLRPEPSQVVRPPRVADCPIQLEARATRIHPAATGGFVIVEAEVCRVHADRRIVVPGTQHIDPAAWSPLIYNFRHYFGLGAELGQSFRSETGGRGADRE; this is translated from the coding sequence ATGACCAACGCCACCTGCGGGAACGCGATCCCCGACCCCGTCTCCGACCGGCCGGACGGGCAGCTGACCATCCAGCCCCGGATCCTGTACTTCGGCACTCCGGTGGTGCTGTTGAGCACCGAGAACGAGGACGGTTCCGCCAACCTCGCCCCCATCTCCTCGGCGTGGGCGCTCGGGTGGGTGGTCGTCCTCGGGCTCGGGGTGGAGGGGCAGACGGTGCGGAACCTCCGGGACCGACCCGATGTGGTGATCAACCTACCGGCGTCGCACCAGTGGGCCGCCGTCGAGCGCCTGGCCCCGTTGACCGGACGCGACCCGGTGCCCGAGTCCAAGCGGGCCGCGTTCCGGTACGAGCCGGCGAAGTTCGCGACGGCGGGACTCCGGCCGGAGCCGTCCCAGGTGGTCCGGCCACCACGGGTGGCCGACTGCCCGATCCAGTTGGAGGCACGGGCCACCCGCATTCACCCGGCCGCGACCGGCGGCTTCGTGATCGTCGAGGCCGAGGTCTGCCGGGTGCACGCGGACCGGCGGATCGTGGTGCCCGGCACCCAGCACATCGATCCGGCTGCCTGGAGTCCCTTGATCTACAACTTCCGACATTACTTCGGGTTGGGGGCGGAACTGGGACAGAGCTTCCGGTCCGAGACCGGTGGCCGGGGCGCTGACCGGGAGTAA
- a CDS encoding ABC transporter permease → MNHVVRRVLAMIPALFGVVLCIFLLTRVLPGDPARTLAGEQADPATVEKIRVEMGLDQPLAAQFVSYVRDLFAGDLGFAWHTGQPVLTDFASRLPATVELAVVAILISLLVGVPIGVVSATRRDRPIDHASRIFSLVGASMPLFWLALLVIFVFYNKLGWEPAPLGRIAQDVNPPTSITGLYVFDSLLTGDVVALKSSLAHIIWPAMCLATGSTAIIARMTRSEMLEVINQDYVRTARSKGLPPAKVILKHALKNGAPVIVTVVGLQFGQLLGGAVITETVFSWPGIGQYVVQSVLATDYAPVQAFTLIAAVVYLTVNLCVDLINARLDPRIENA, encoded by the coding sequence GTGAACCACGTGGTGCGACGGGTGCTCGCGATGATCCCGGCACTGTTCGGTGTCGTGCTCTGCATCTTCCTGCTCACCCGCGTCCTGCCCGGTGACCCGGCCCGGACGCTCGCGGGGGAGCAGGCCGACCCGGCGACCGTCGAGAAGATCCGCGTCGAGATGGGCCTCGACCAGCCGCTGGCCGCGCAGTTCGTCTCCTACGTGCGCGACCTCTTCGCGGGGGACCTCGGGTTCGCGTGGCACACCGGGCAGCCCGTCCTCACCGACTTCGCCTCCCGGCTGCCGGCGACGGTGGAACTCGCCGTCGTGGCGATCCTCATCTCGCTGCTCGTCGGGGTGCCGATCGGGGTCGTCAGCGCGACGCGGCGCGACCGACCCATCGACCACGCCAGCCGCATCTTCTCGCTGGTCGGGGCGTCGATGCCGCTTTTCTGGCTCGCCCTCCTCGTGATCTTCGTCTTCTACAACAAGCTCGGCTGGGAGCCGGCCCCGCTGGGCCGCATCGCCCAGGACGTGAACCCCCCGACCTCGATCACCGGGCTCTACGTGTTCGACTCGCTCCTGACCGGTGACGTCGTCGCGCTGAAGTCGTCGCTGGCCCACATCATCTGGCCGGCCATGTGCCTCGCCACCGGGAGCACGGCGATCATCGCCCGGATGACCCGGTCCGAGATGCTCGAGGTGATCAACCAGGACTACGTACGCACCGCCCGGTCCAAGGGCCTGCCGCCGGCCAAGGTCATCCTCAAGCACGCGCTGAAGAACGGCGCTCCGGTCATCGTGACCGTCGTCGGCCTCCAGTTCGGCCAGCTCCTCGGCGGCGCGGTCATCACCGAGACGGTCTTCAGCTGGCCGGGCATCGGCCAGTACGTCGTCCAGTCCGTGCTCGCCACCGACTACGCGCCGGTCCAGGCCTTCACCCTGATCGCCGCGGTCGTCTACCTGACGGTCAACCTCTGCGTCGACCTGATCAACGCCCGCCTGGACCCGAGGATCGAGAATGCCTGA
- a CDS encoding M20 family metallopeptidase: MTTTPPDWETRVLDEIERTRDELLTLAGDLIRIPSENPPGDCTDVGLFIADHLRAQGLDPEVHDAGDGRLSVVVHRAASNAAVDDDSNSARHLVLAGHTDVVPVGDLSRWTFPPFAGDIVDGYLRGRGASDMKAGLAGVIHTLVVLHRLGVPLAGKLSLAAVPDEEQGGSRGADWLLDQGVLDGATGAIIAEPAERTHPTIGQKGSNWFRMTIDGRPGHGSLQPLHGVNANLLAAKAVIALQQLWDMKPSPPADVVDLIERSKTFAEEREGYGPGIGAVFEHVTVNIGTIHGGTSSNVVADRCVVDVDTRVPIGLSRAEVLARVDELLAEAGVEATIEPTGFRSEPNWTLPSDPVVTELVAALRELTGDPTAEGVLQWASSDARTFRSHGIPVLQYGPAELATIHGFDERAPVADVVLAAKTYALTTLRYLGVAETAAESE, translated from the coding sequence GTGACCACCACACCTCCCGACTGGGAGACCCGGGTCCTCGACGAGATCGAGCGAACCCGGGACGAACTGCTGACGCTCGCCGGGGACCTCATCCGGATCCCGAGCGAGAACCCTCCGGGGGACTGCACGGACGTCGGTCTCTTCATCGCCGACCACCTGCGCGCGCAGGGCCTCGACCCCGAGGTCCACGACGCGGGCGACGGTCGCCTCAGCGTCGTCGTCCACCGTGCCGCGAGCAACGCCGCGGTGGACGACGACTCCAACTCGGCGCGTCACCTGGTGCTCGCCGGTCACACCGACGTCGTCCCCGTCGGTGACCTGAGCCGTTGGACGTTTCCCCCCTTCGCGGGGGACATCGTCGACGGTTACCTCCGCGGTCGCGGGGCCAGCGACATGAAGGCCGGTCTCGCCGGGGTCATCCACACGCTCGTCGTCCTGCACCGCCTCGGTGTCCCGCTCGCCGGGAAGCTGTCGCTCGCGGCCGTCCCCGACGAGGAGCAGGGCGGTTCGCGCGGCGCGGACTGGCTCCTCGACCAGGGCGTCCTCGACGGCGCGACCGGCGCGATCATCGCCGAGCCGGCCGAACGCACGCACCCGACGATCGGCCAGAAGGGCAGCAACTGGTTCCGGATGACGATCGACGGCCGGCCGGGGCACGGCAGCCTCCAGCCGCTGCACGGCGTCAACGCGAACCTCCTCGCGGCCAAGGCCGTCATCGCCCTGCAACAGCTCTGGGACATGAAGCCGTCGCCGCCCGCGGACGTGGTCGACCTCATCGAACGGTCGAAGACGTTCGCCGAGGAGCGCGAGGGCTACGGTCCCGGCATCGGCGCCGTCTTCGAGCACGTCACCGTCAACATCGGCACGATCCACGGCGGCACGTCCTCCAACGTCGTCGCGGACCGGTGCGTCGTCGACGTCGACACCCGGGTGCCGATCGGTTTGTCGCGCGCCGAGGTCCTCGCCCGGGTCGACGAGCTGCTCGCCGAGGCGGGCGTCGAGGCGACGATCGAGCCGACCGGCTTCCGCAGCGAGCCCAACTGGACGCTGCCGAGCGACCCGGTGGTCACCGAACTCGTCGCGGCCCTGCGCGAACTTACCGGTGACCCCACCGCGGAGGGGGTGCTCCAGTGGGCGTCCTCCGACGCCCGCACCTTCCGCAGCCACGGCATCCCGGTGCTCCAGTACGGGCCGGCCGAGCTGGCCACCATCCACGGCTTCGACGAGCGGGCACCCGTCGCCGACGTCGTCCTCGCCGCGAAGACCTACGCCCTGACCACCCTCCGGTACCTCGGCGTCGCCGAGACCGCTGCCGAAAGCGAATGA
- a CDS encoding ABC transporter permease, translating to MPDTTVTATAGGHRVASADRAGSRPTTAWRLLARNRLAMVGLVFIAIWTIGALVSGLLPYSPTETGAGGLLEPPSSAHPFGTDNFGRDILARVLAGGRISLWTGLIAVGISLLIGVPIGAISGFVGGAVSAVLMRVMDVLLAFPSLVLAMAIAAALGPGLASAMVAVGVVGIPEFARIVYSQTRSLRERDFVEAGRAIGLRDRTILIRHIVPNTVAPILVRSTLGMGYAILTAASLSFIGLGAQPPTAEWGVMISDGRGYIISGEWWMTFFPGIAIATSILGFNLIGDGLRDVLDPRLRTSR from the coding sequence ATGCCTGACACCACCGTGACCGCGACCGCGGGGGGCCACCGGGTCGCGTCGGCCGACCGGGCAGGATCGCGACCCACGACCGCCTGGCGCCTCCTGGCCCGCAACCGTCTGGCGATGGTCGGCCTCGTCTTCATCGCGATCTGGACCATCGGGGCTCTCGTGTCGGGCCTGCTGCCGTACTCGCCCACCGAGACCGGAGCGGGCGGGCTCCTCGAACCGCCCTCCAGCGCGCACCCCTTCGGCACGGACAACTTCGGCCGCGACATCCTCGCCCGGGTACTCGCCGGCGGGCGGATCTCGCTCTGGACCGGACTCATCGCCGTCGGGATCTCGCTCCTGATCGGTGTCCCGATCGGTGCCATCTCCGGCTTCGTCGGCGGCGCGGTGAGCGCGGTGCTCATGCGGGTGATGGACGTGCTCCTCGCCTTCCCGTCGCTCGTGCTGGCCATGGCGATCGCCGCAGCCCTCGGGCCCGGCCTGGCCAGCGCGATGGTCGCCGTGGGCGTCGTCGGCATCCCCGAGTTCGCCCGCATCGTCTACAGCCAGACCCGTTCGCTGCGGGAGCGTGACTTCGTCGAGGCGGGACGTGCCATCGGGCTACGGGATCGGACGATCCTCATCCGCCACATCGTCCCGAACACCGTCGCCCCGATCCTCGTCCGGTCGACCCTCGGCATGGGCTACGCGATCCTCACGGCCGCCTCGCTCAGCTTCATCGGCCTCGGCGCGCAGCCGCCGACGGCGGAGTGGGGCGTGATGATCTCGGACGGCCGTGGCTACATCATCAGCGGCGAGTGGTGGATGACCTTCTTTCCCGGCATCGCCATCGCCACCTCGATTCTCGGCTTCAACCTGATCGGCGACGGCCTTCGCGACGTCCTCGACCCGCGCCTGCGGACGAGCCGATGA
- a CDS encoding ABC transporter substrate-binding protein — MKRSATLAAAVAATFLAAACGANANQGGSSQADGAGKDTLVVAYSEGGKTLNPAEANDVTSDTFVVAAYDQLVTYDRTTVDGKPTAKTDTIVPMLAEKWEVSPDSKSYTFTMRQGVTFEDGSPLDSDDVVKTFDFIKKSSSASFLYGMAGIGTVTAVDPQTVKIDLTAPNHLFLQILPMYSFSIINIDKVNAEGGAKWLDTNTAGSGPYRLKKWDPATEAVLERKDTYWGEKPALRTVNTKFIGEASNRVQLLSKGEVDVALEVPAKDVDALSKQSGVTIDSRASNKILFFGMNNAIKPFDDPKVRQAISYAIPYDKLLNDVMKGQASPMRSSVASSTPGFSDAGNGYSYDLDKAKALLAEAGHPNGFSFDFTLGSGFQDWSDSAVLIQAELAKIGVTMNIKNMARPQFLEALATKKVQSYITRWTSFVNDPGYHLGLLLTSDGTSNYANFHNTEVDNLWKRAATEPDQKVRNDLYGKAQEIINTQAPWAYLYEYNIVVAQREGVQGYTSYPDGIIRFFQMSNKG; from the coding sequence GTGAAGCGCAGCGCCACCCTGGCCGCCGCGGTCGCCGCCACCTTCCTCGCCGCCGCCTGTGGAGCCAACGCCAACCAGGGCGGCTCCTCGCAGGCCGACGGGGCCGGCAAGGACACCCTCGTCGTCGCCTATTCCGAGGGCGGCAAGACCCTCAACCCCGCCGAGGCGAACGACGTCACCTCCGACACGTTCGTCGTCGCGGCCTACGACCAGCTGGTCACGTACGACCGCACGACGGTCGACGGCAAGCCGACCGCCAAGACGGACACGATCGTGCCGATGCTGGCGGAGAAGTGGGAGGTGAGCCCCGACTCGAAGAGCTACACGTTCACGATGCGGCAGGGCGTGACGTTCGAGGACGGCTCGCCCCTGGACTCCGACGACGTCGTGAAGACGTTCGACTTCATCAAGAAGTCGAGCTCGGCGAGCTTCCTCTACGGCATGGCCGGCATCGGCACCGTGACCGCGGTCGACCCGCAGACCGTGAAGATCGACCTCACCGCGCCGAACCACCTCTTCCTGCAGATCCTGCCGATGTACTCGTTCTCGATCATCAACATCGACAAGGTCAACGCCGAGGGTGGCGCCAAGTGGCTCGACACGAACACCGCCGGTTCCGGCCCGTACCGGCTGAAGAAGTGGGACCCGGCGACCGAGGCCGTGCTCGAGCGTAAGGACACGTACTGGGGCGAGAAGCCCGCCCTGCGTACCGTCAACACGAAGTTCATCGGCGAGGCGAGCAACCGCGTCCAGCTGCTCAGCAAGGGCGAGGTCGACGTCGCGCTCGAGGTGCCGGCGAAGGATGTCGACGCCCTGTCGAAGCAGTCCGGCGTCACCATCGACTCCCGGGCCAGCAACAAGATCCTCTTCTTCGGGATGAACAACGCGATCAAGCCGTTCGACGACCCGAAGGTCCGGCAGGCCATCTCGTACGCGATTCCGTACGACAAGCTCCTCAACGACGTCATGAAGGGCCAGGCGTCGCCGATGCGCTCGTCGGTGGCCAGCTCGACCCCGGGCTTCAGCGACGCCGGCAACGGCTACTCGTACGACCTCGACAAGGCCAAGGCGCTGCTCGCGGAGGCCGGTCACCCCAACGGCTTCAGCTTCGACTTCACCCTCGGCAGCGGCTTCCAGGACTGGTCGGACTCGGCCGTGCTCATCCAGGCCGAGCTGGCGAAGATCGGCGTGACGATGAACATCAAGAACATGGCGCGTCCGCAGTTCCTCGAGGCGCTCGCGACGAAGAAGGTGCAGAGCTACATCACCCGCTGGACGTCCTTCGTCAACGACCCGGGCTACCACCTTGGCCTGCTGCTGACCAGCGACGGCACGAGCAACTACGCCAACTTCCACAACACCGAGGTCGACAACCTCTGGAAGCGGGCCGCGACCGAGCCGGACCAGAAGGTCCGCAACGACCTGTACGGCAAGGCGCAGGAGATCATCAACACCCAGGCGCCGTGGGCGTACCTCTACGAGTACAACATCGTCGTCGCGCAGCGCGAGGGCGTGCAGGGGTACACCTCGTACCCCGACGGGATCATCCGCTTCTTCCAGATGAGCAACAAGGGCTGA
- the pepE gene encoding dipeptidase PepE, with the protein MTQGHPNLLLLSNSAAPGRAYLEHAHDVILQALDGRRSLVFVPFALADHDAYTDTVRRAMEPLGITVRGAHEGTPRDLVADAEAVFVGGGNTFRLVKAIHELDLIGVVRARVAEGMPYLGSSAGTNVATPSLRTTNDMPIVAPPSFETFGLVPFQINPHYLDPDPTSTHQGETREERLVQFLEENDVPVLAMREGTWLRVADGVMRLDGVATGGRIFRRGAEPVEVASGADVTWLVERVGSFEVGSER; encoded by the coding sequence ATGACCCAGGGCCATCCGAACCTCCTGCTCCTGTCCAACTCGGCAGCCCCGGGGCGGGCCTACCTGGAGCACGCGCACGACGTGATCCTCCAGGCACTCGACGGCCGGCGCTCCCTCGTGTTCGTCCCCTTCGCGCTGGCCGACCACGACGCTTACACCGACACGGTCCGCCGGGCCATGGAGCCACTCGGCATCACCGTCCGAGGCGCGCACGAGGGCACGCCGCGCGACCTGGTCGCCGACGCCGAGGCGGTCTTCGTCGGCGGCGGCAACACCTTCCGTCTCGTCAAGGCGATCCACGAACTCGACCTGATCGGCGTCGTGCGCGCCCGGGTGGCCGAGGGGATGCCGTACCTCGGGTCGAGCGCCGGCACCAACGTCGCGACGCCGAGCCTGCGGACGACGAACGACATGCCCATCGTCGCGCCGCCGTCCTTCGAGACCTTCGGCCTCGTGCCCTTCCAGATCAATCCGCACTACCTGGACCCGGACCCGACCTCGACGCACCAGGGCGAGACCCGCGAGGAGCGACTCGTCCAGTTCCTGGAGGAGAACGACGTCCCGGTGCTCGCCATGCGCGAGGGCACCTGGCTGCGGGTGGCCGACGGCGTGATGCGGCTCGACGGCGTGGCCACGGGCGGGCGGATATTCCGCCGGGGGGCCGAGCCGGTCGAGGTCGCCAGCGGCGCCGACGTGACCTGGCTCGTCGAGCGGGTGGGGTCCTTCGAGGTCGGCTCGGAAAGGTGA
- a CDS encoding IclR family transcriptional regulator has translation MPDNGVARPRSPLQTVDRALEVLLSFTERRRDWGVMELAEAFAIDKSTAQRILAALAARGFLSADPVTRRYSLGPTMWRMAAVWERAGGLAALAQRVLEPLAFQTDRTAIFAVPDGLHVRCVAAVDGGGPLRSHPLVGELYPANAGATSRGYFAFLDSNERRALISGRVFATFTGLTKVDEQELERLFVETVAQGYAYSEGEYDYATRALAVPIILRGRPVGSLSLGESKYPARPDDVRDHLPALQAAAEQLSALLDNRANSAAVARQTRVTRAH, from the coding sequence ATGCCAGACAACGGCGTCGCCCGCCCCCGCTCGCCGCTCCAGACCGTGGACCGCGCCCTGGAGGTCCTCCTGTCGTTCACCGAACGACGTCGCGACTGGGGCGTCATGGAGCTCGCCGAGGCATTCGCCATCGACAAGTCGACCGCGCAGCGGATCCTCGCCGCGCTCGCCGCACGCGGCTTCCTCAGCGCCGACCCGGTCACCCGGCGCTACAGTCTCGGCCCGACCATGTGGCGGATGGCCGCCGTCTGGGAACGCGCGGGAGGGCTGGCCGCCCTGGCGCAGCGGGTGCTCGAGCCACTCGCCTTCCAGACCGACCGCACCGCGATCTTCGCCGTCCCGGACGGGCTCCATGTCCGCTGCGTCGCCGCCGTCGACGGCGGCGGACCGCTGCGGAGTCATCCGCTCGTCGGCGAGCTGTACCCGGCCAACGCGGGAGCCACCTCCCGCGGCTACTTCGCCTTCCTCGACAGCAACGAGCGCCGCGCCCTGATCTCCGGCCGGGTCTTCGCCACCTTCACCGGGCTGACGAAGGTCGACGAGCAGGAACTCGAACGGCTCTTCGTCGAGACCGTCGCGCAGGGCTACGCCTACTCGGAGGGCGAGTACGACTACGCCACCCGGGCGCTCGCCGTCCCGATCATCCTCCGGGGGCGGCCGGTCGGCTCGCTCAGCCTGGGCGAGAGCAAGTACCCGGCGCGCCCGGACGACGTCCGGGACCACCTGCCCGCGCTCCAGGCCGCGGCGGAGCAGCTCTCCGCCCTGCTCGACAACCGGGCGAACTCGGCCGCCGTAGCCCGGCAGACCAGGGTGACCCGAGCCCACTGA
- a CDS encoding DUF1177 domain-containing protein, whose product MIVLSHVLTVLDLLDRPDASGKLVAEHLRALGDDACSITVETVAGDQGSTDFIQVTIPGSRGKTAGGDAPTLGVVGRLGGLGARPELIGYVSDGDGATAAIATAAKLLAMHARGDILPGDVVISTHICPDAPTRPHDPVPFMDSPVDITAMNEHEVTSEMDAVLSIDTTKGNRIVNHRGIAISPTVRAGYILPTSADLVSVLETVSGEPAVVFALSTQDITPYGNGLHHLNSILQPAVATAAPVVGVAITTVTPVAGCATGASHEVDIALAARFSVEVAKGFTSGTVSFYDGAQAALLESLYGPATHLQTTGTVPGRA is encoded by the coding sequence ATGATCGTGCTGTCCCACGTCCTCACCGTCCTCGACCTCCTCGACCGTCCCGACGCCTCCGGCAAACTCGTCGCCGAGCACCTGCGCGCCCTCGGCGACGACGCCTGCTCGATCACCGTCGAGACGGTGGCCGGCGACCAGGGTTCGACCGACTTCATCCAGGTCACCATCCCCGGCAGCCGTGGCAAGACCGCCGGCGGCGACGCTCCGACGCTCGGGGTCGTCGGCCGCCTCGGCGGTCTCGGCGCCCGGCCGGAGCTCATCGGCTACGTCTCCGACGGTGACGGGGCGACCGCCGCCATCGCCACGGCCGCCAAGCTGCTCGCCATGCACGCCCGGGGCGACATCCTGCCCGGCGACGTCGTCATCTCGACGCACATCTGCCCCGACGCGCCGACCCGGCCCCACGACCCGGTGCCCTTCATGGACTCGCCCGTCGACATCACCGCGATGAACGAGCACGAGGTCACCTCGGAGATGGACGCCGTCCTGTCCATCGACACCACGAAGGGCAACCGCATCGTCAACCACCGGGGCATCGCCATCTCCCCGACGGTCCGCGCCGGCTACATCCTTCCCACCAGCGCCGACCTGGTCAGCGTCCTGGAGACCGTGTCCGGTGAGCCGGCCGTCGTCTTCGCGCTGTCGACGCAGGACATCACGCCGTACGGCAACGGCCTCCACCACCTCAACTCGATCCTCCAGCCGGCCGTCGCGACGGCCGCGCCGGTCGTCGGGGTCGCCATCACGACGGTGACGCCCGTCGCCGGCTGCGCGACCGGCGCGAGTCACGAGGTCGACATCGCCCTCGCCGCCCGCTTCTCCGTCGAGGTCGCCAAGGGCTTCACCTCGGGCACGGTGTCCTTCTACGACGGGGCCCAGGCGGCGCTCCTGGAAAGCCTCTACGGCCCGGCCACCCACCTGCAGACGACCGGAACGGTCCCCGGTCGCGCCTGA